From a single Eleginops maclovinus isolate JMC-PN-2008 ecotype Puerto Natales chromosome 2, JC_Emac_rtc_rv5, whole genome shotgun sequence genomic region:
- the dnaja2b gene encoding dnaJ homolog subfamily A member 2b → MANVVDTKLYDILGVSPSASENELKKAYRKLAKEYHPDKNPDAGDKFKEISFAYEVLTTPEKKELYDRYGEQGLREGGGGGAGMDDIFSHIFGGGLFGFMGGQGRGRNGGRRRGDDMVHPLKVSLEDLYNGKTTKLQLSKNVLCGACNGQGGKAGAVQKCVACRGRGMRIMIRQLAPGMVQQMQSVCTDCNGEGEVINEKDRCRKCEGHKVSKETKLLEVHVDKGMRHGQKITFSGEADQAPNIEPGDIVLVLQEKEHEEFRRDGNDLHIVQRIGLVEALCGFQMTVAHLDGRQLLVKYPPGKVIEPASVRMVKGEGMPQYRNPFEKGDLYVKFDVQFPENNWISPEKLNELECLLPARTENPVIAADAEEVDLTEFDKSQGSGGGARREAYNDSSDEEGGHHGPGVQCAHQ, encoded by the exons ATGGCGAACGTTGTGGATACTAAGCTATACGACATCCTCGGAGTTTCTCCATCTGCCTCTGAAAATGAACTAAAAAAG GCTTACCGCAAATTGGCCAAAGAGTACCACCCTGACAAGAATCCCGACGCTGGAGACAAG TTTAAAGAGATCAGTTTTGCATATGAGGTTCTGACAACCCCAGAAAAAAAGGAGCTTTATGATCGCTATGGAGAACAGGGGCTACGAGAAGGAGGTGGCGGAGGGGCTGGCATGGACGATATCTTCTCCCACATTTTTGGCGGAGGACTGTTTGGGTTCATGGGGGGACAGGGCAGAGGACGCAATggaggcaggaggagaggggatgACATGGTACACCCTCTGAA AGTTTCTCTTGAAGACCTCTACAATGGAAAAACCACCAAACTGCAGCTCAGTAAGAATGTTCTGTGTGGTGCCTGTAATGG TCAGGGGGGTAAGGCAGGAGCCGTGCAGAAGTGTGTGGCATGCAGAGGACGAGGTATGAGAATCATGATTAGACAGCTGGCCCCTGGGATGGTCCAACAGATGCAGTCCGTCTGCACAGACTGCAATGGAGAGG GTGAGGTGATAAATGAGAAGGACCGCTGCAGAAAGTGTGAGGGTCATAAGGTGAGTAAGGAGACCAAGCTCCTGGAGGTGCATGTGGACAAAGGCATGAGGCATGGACAGAAGATCACATTCTCTGGGGAAGCTGACCAAGCACCAAACATCGAACCAGGAGATATCGTCCTGGTACTGCAAGAGAAAGAACATGag GAATTCCGCCGTGATGGCAACGACCTTCACATTGTCCAGCGTATTGGCCTGGTTGAGGCTCTGTGTGGCTTCCAGATGACTGTTGCACACCTCGATGGACGCCAGTTGCTTGTCAAATATCCACCTGGCAAGGTCATTGAGCCAG CCTCTGTTCGAATGGTGAAAGGCGAGGGAATGCCTCAGTACAGAAACCCGTTTGAGAAGGGAGACCTTTATGTCAAGTTTGACGTCCAATTCCCTGAAAACAACTGGATTAGCCCCGAAAAACTGAAC GAACTTGAGTGCTTGCTGCCTGCTCGCACTGAGAACCCTGTTATTGCAGCAGATGCTGAGGAAGTCGACCTGACAGAATTTGACAAGAGTCAAGGGTCAGGAGGTGGAGCCAGGAGAGAGGCCTACAATGATAGTTCTGATGAGGAAGGGGGTCATCATGGCCCAGGGGTGCAGTGTGCACACCAATAG